The sequence below is a genomic window from Candidatus Sungiibacteriota bacterium.
GTACGCAAAAATCCCAATGTGGCCCTTGAGACCAAAATAGCGGAATATAGTATAAGACGCGGGTCCTGGAAAGAGGAAAAACGAACACTGCGCGCCTTAAGGAGAGAAATCATCATACTCCAGCGTGAACAGACCAAAGAATTGCCACAGGTTGCCATATCCCGTAGACGCATGCCGGTTGGGCTTAGTGCATTTCGTATCGCGCTTGCTGTGCCTTTTATTTTTGTTGTATCTGATCATCCGTATATTGCCTTGATCATTTCGGTTTTGGCTGGTTTAAGTGACTGGCTTGACGGCATTCTGGCAAGAAGCTGGAATACCGCAAGCCGTCTTGGGGCAGTTCTGGATCCTCTTGCAGACAAAGTATTTTACTTCACGGCTCTTGTCGGTTTACGCCAATTTATTCCTCATTATCTTTTTTACTTCCTCATGGCCGGAAACAGCGTTGAAATTTTCTTGGCGGCAATACGTTTTATGCCCGGATACTCTCCAGAGGCGAATCAATTTGGTAAAATAAAAGTCAGATTTCACTACACAGCGATATCTACACTGCTTTTCGGTATTTTTCTTGAAAGCCATATAGTCCAAACTCTCGGCATAATGCTAGCCCTAATCGCAATTCCTTTTTCTTGGAAAAGTTTGTACGAACATTATCGTAATCGTAGGGGTGACTAAACACCGTGCTTTTCCGCACGGTATTTTATTTATCCCCCCACCTTCCCAGAATACCCTGCAGTTTAGGAAGTCAGACTTCCCTTGCTGCGGGGATGAATAGGTGTCGTAGAAATCCTCCCCGCGGGGTCCAATACCCCGCTGGGAAGGTGGGGGGATTTATTAGCGTTCCTAAGCCATCTACCGGTATATGATTTTTTAATTTGGGCGATATCCTGTGGTCTTCCCTCGGCAATTACTTCACCGCCCTTATCACCCCCTTCTGGCCCAAGGTCAATAATCCAGTCCGCATTTCGTAAGACGTCAAGGTTATGTTCAATTACCAGAACCGTATTGCCTTTCTCCACCAAAGTATGAAGTACCTTAAGAAGTTTGCGGATATCGTCAAAATGAAGCCCGGTGGTTGGTTCGTCCAAAATATAAAGAGTTTTTCCGGTGTCGCGGCGCGAAAGTTCAGTGGCAAGTTTAACCCTTTGCGCTTCTCCTCCGGAAAGCGTAGGCGCCGGCTGTCCGACTTTCATGTAGCCCAGTCCCACTTCAGCCAATGTTGATAGCTTTGAGTTTATTGCCGGAATCGGCGCAAAAAACTTAAGTGCTTCCTCAACAGACATATTCAGAACTTCGGAAATATTTTTTCCATTGTATTCAATTTCCAGCGCCTCGCGGTTGTAACGAAGGCCACGGCATTCTTCACATTCCACAAAAACATCCGGCAGAAAGTACATTTCTATTTTTTTTACTCCCTGACCTTCGCATTGCTCGCACCTGCCGCCCCTTACGTTAAAACTAAACCGTCCGGGTCCGTAGCCTCTGGCGCGAGCATCAGGAGTTCGCGCAAAAACTGTACGGATAAATCCAAACGCACCCGTATAAGTCGCGGGGTTAGAACGAGGCGTGCGTCCAATAGGCGATTGATCCACCACCACGACTTTATTTATATGTTCAGTACCAATAATTTCTTTATGTTTTCCAGGAAAAAGATGTGCTCTATAGAACTTGGCTAGCAGTGCTTTGGCTAAAACATCATTGACGAGCGTTGATTTTCCGGAGCCCGAAACCCCGGACACGCAGACAAACTTTCCTAATGGAATTTTAACGTCAATGTTTTTTAAATTATGTTCCGACGCCCCAATTACCGTAATACTCTTGTCAGACATCGAATGTTTGACACTGGGGTTAGGTACGCTAACTTTTCGTTTACCGCTAAGGTACTCGCCAGTCAGGGTTTTTGCCCGCAGCAGCTTCTGCGGCGTTCCTTCAAATATAATTTCTCCTCCGTGTTTTCCCGCCCCGGGTCCGAGGTCAATAATCCAGTCGGCTTGCCGCATGGTCTCGGCATCGTGTTCCACCACGATTACCGTATTGCCAAGATCGCGCAGCTCTTTTAGGGTCGCAATTAGACGAGCATGATCGCGCGGGTGAAGACCAATAGATGGCTCGTCAAGAATATAAATAATACCGGTGAGGCGCGAACCAATTTGGGTGGCAAGTTGTATTCGTTGCGCCTCGCCTCCGGCAAGAGTGGTTGATTCGCGCGACAAAGTTAAATACTCCAAGCCGACATCCTTTAGAAACTGAAGCCGCTTAATGATTTCTTTAATGAGGGGGGTCGCAATTTTAAATTCGGTTGTTGTGAGTGAAGCTGGTAATTTTTGAAAATATTTTTGCGTTTCTTCCACGGTTTTATCCGTAACTGACGCTATATTTCTTCCCCCCACCATTACGGCCAACGCCTCTTTTCTTAAACGTTTTCCGCTGCACTCCGGACAGATTTTAATAATCATATATTTTTCAATCTCGGCTCTTGTGAAATCAGAATCTGTTTCTTTCCACCTTCGTTTAAGATTTGGGATCACTCCTTCAAATGGTGTGTGTTCAGAAGTTTTTTCTCCGGTCTCGCCGTATAAAATAACGTTAATTATTTTTTGCGGCAATTTTTCAACAGGTATATTCAAAGAAAATTTATGGCGCTGGGCAAGATCTTCCAGTATCCACCAATACCAGCTTTGTCGTCCCAACCTATGCGAAGCTGAAGCCCAAGGTCGGATAGCTCCTTCGGCAATAGTTAGACGCCTGTTGGGCAATACAGATTCTGGATCCACTTCCAATGTTGAACCAAGTCCGGTACAGACAGGGCATGCGCCGTACGGGCTGTTAAAAGAAAAAGTACGCGGCTCTACATCCGGCATATTTACGTTGCAGTTTGCGCAAGCGAATTTTTCAGAAAATAAATAGTCCTCTTTTCCGCTTGCCATCAG
It includes:
- the uvrA gene encoding excinuclease ABC subunit UvrA, yielding MKNSRESEAIKIRGANVHNLKDIDLDIPKNKLVVITGLSGSGKSSLAFDTIYAEAERRFVESLSAYARQFLGIKDKPDIESIEGLSPAISIDQKSISKNPRSTVGTITEIYDYLRILFARIGKPHCPECGKPIGKQTVDQIVENIFRLPKSKEVMILAPLVRGKKGEHKSILEEIKRGGFLRTRINDEVMLLDEALVKSLDKQKKHNIEVVVDRFSLTNDIERARVRDSVETALKIGKGTVLMASGKEDYLFSEKFACANCNVNMPDVEPRTFSFNSPYGACPVCTGLGSTLEVDPESVLPNRRLTIAEGAIRPWASASHRLGRQSWYWWILEDLAQRHKFSLNIPVEKLPQKIINVILYGETGEKTSEHTPFEGVIPNLKRRWKETDSDFTRAEIEKYMIIKICPECSGKRLRKEALAVMVGGRNIASVTDKTVEETQKYFQKLPASLTTTEFKIATPLIKEIIKRLQFLKDVGLEYLTLSRESTTLAGGEAQRIQLATQIGSRLTGIIYILDEPSIGLHPRDHARLIATLKELRDLGNTVIVVEHDAETMRQADWIIDLGPGAGKHGGEIIFEGTPQKLLRAKTLTGEYLSGKRKVSVPNPSVKHSMSDKSITVIGASEHNLKNIDVKIPLGKFVCVSGVSGSGKSTLVNDVLAKALLAKFYRAHLFPGKHKEIIGTEHINKVVVVDQSPIGRTPRSNPATYTGAFGFIRTVFARTPDARARGYGPGRFSFNVRGGRCEQCEGQGVKKIEMYFLPDVFVECEECRGLRYNREALEIEYNGKNISEVLNMSVEEALKFFAPIPAINSKLSTLAEVGLGYMKVGQPAPTLSGGEAQRVKLATELSRRDTGKTLYILDEPTTGLHFDDIRKLLKVLHTLVEKGNTVLVIEHNLDVLRNADWIIDLGPEGGDKGGEVIAEGRPQDIAQIKKSYTGRWLRNANKSPHLPSGVLDPAGRISTTPIHPRSKGSLTS
- a CDS encoding CDP-alcohol phosphatidyltransferase family protein, producing the protein MVKPQPSIKTDWVGIIGHAVWIFFWGGFYLIWGYWKWHTAEFGSPEWMFDNIAHALFAFAGSINLIYEINYFRPAALSTSPIRRAFIIWAVVPLVIIILAVLWELGEAYHDARRLTLAQLQKGDPDTTIDILIAVFFSFLGVWAYSLFRSYRVRKNPNVALETKIAEYSIRRGSWKEEKRTLRALRREIIILQREQTKELPQVAISRRRMPVGLSAFRIALAVPFIFVVSDHPYIALIISVLAGLSDWLDGILARSWNTASRLGAVLDPLADKVFYFTALVGLRQFIPHYLFYFLMAGNSVEIFLAAIRFMPGYSPEANQFGKIKVRFHYTAISTLLFGIFLESHIVQTLGIMLALIAIPFSWKSLYEHYRNRRGD